A genomic segment from Longimicrobium sp. encodes:
- a CDS encoding 2,3,4,5-tetrahydropyridine-2,6-dicarboxylate N-succinyltransferase, whose translation MQDLERLVSEAYQDRERLKDADTAQAVERVIALLDRGEVRVAEKRDGEWHVNAWVKEAILLYFALRPLEPMEAGDLHFYDKIRTKSDLQAQGIRVVPPGVARYGSFLEPGCVVMPGYVNIGAYVGAGTMVDTWATVGSCAQIGRGVHLSGGVGIGGVLEPPSASPVIVEDGAFIGSRCIVVEGVVVEEEAVLGASVVLTASTPIVDVTGPEPVITKGRIPARSVVIPGTLPKEFPAGTFHVPCALLIGTRKASTDKKTSLNDVLRTFNVQV comes from the coding sequence ATGCAGGACTTGGAGCGGCTGGTCTCGGAGGCGTACCAGGATCGCGAGCGGCTGAAGGACGCCGATACGGCGCAGGCGGTGGAGCGCGTGATCGCCCTGCTGGACCGCGGCGAGGTGCGGGTGGCGGAAAAGCGCGACGGCGAGTGGCACGTCAACGCGTGGGTCAAGGAAGCCATCCTGCTGTACTTTGCCCTGCGGCCGCTGGAGCCCATGGAGGCGGGCGACCTGCACTTCTACGACAAGATCCGCACGAAGTCGGACCTGCAGGCGCAGGGCATTCGCGTGGTGCCGCCCGGCGTGGCGCGCTACGGCAGCTTCCTGGAGCCGGGGTGCGTGGTGATGCCCGGCTACGTGAACATCGGCGCGTACGTGGGCGCGGGGACGATGGTGGACACGTGGGCCACCGTGGGCTCGTGCGCGCAGATCGGCAGGGGCGTGCACCTGTCCGGCGGCGTGGGAATCGGCGGGGTGCTGGAGCCGCCCAGCGCCTCGCCCGTGATCGTGGAGGACGGCGCGTTCATCGGGTCGCGCTGCATCGTGGTCGAGGGCGTGGTCGTCGAGGAAGAGGCGGTGCTGGGGGCCAGCGTGGTGCTGACGGCATCCACCCCCATCGTGGACGTGACGGGCCCGGAGCCGGTGATCACCAAGGGGCGCATCCCGGCGCGTTCGGTGGTCATCCCCGGCACGCTCCCCAAGGAGTTCCCGGCGGGCACCTTCCACGTCCCCTGCGCCCTGCTGATCGGCACGCGCAAGGCATCGACGGACAAGAAGACCTCGCTGAACGACGTGCTGCGGACGTTCAACGTGCAGGTGTGA
- the dapE gene encoding succinyl-diaminopimelate desuccinylase, producing MSEEIRDELARLTLELCAIPSETCHEAEIASWIHHRCVQAAGARAVTRIGNSVICEPYGRNERPGEPVIALVGHVDTVKCAEGQPLEIRDGKVYGCGSSDMKSGVAVMLALLDRWRELGRARPVWIFYEGEEGPAEGNGLGPVLESGVLPPIDFAFILEPTDQGVQPGCMGLIHATVTVRGTRAHSARPWQGDNALYRAIPVLERLRAFERRAVTFGDLCFYEVIVATAALTRNSRNVVPDAVELNVNFRFAPGNTAENAEAELRALVGDLGDVEVTDSAPAGDVHADHPLLADWCRAEKLKVMPKQAWTDVARFTASGIPAVNFGPGETAQAHQAGEWASIDSLEHCYGALRRWFGP from the coding sequence TTGAGCGAGGAAATCAGGGACGAGCTGGCGCGGCTGACGCTGGAGCTGTGCGCCATCCCCAGCGAAACGTGCCACGAGGCCGAGATCGCCTCGTGGATCCACCACCGGTGCGTGCAGGCCGCCGGCGCGCGGGCGGTGACGCGCATCGGCAACTCCGTGATCTGCGAGCCGTACGGCCGCAATGAGCGCCCAGGCGAGCCCGTGATCGCGCTGGTGGGCCACGTCGACACGGTGAAGTGCGCCGAGGGGCAGCCGCTGGAAATCCGCGACGGCAAGGTGTACGGCTGCGGCTCCAGCGACATGAAGTCCGGCGTTGCGGTGATGCTGGCCCTGCTGGACCGCTGGCGCGAGCTGGGGCGCGCGCGGCCCGTGTGGATTTTCTACGAGGGGGAGGAAGGGCCGGCCGAGGGCAACGGCCTGGGCCCGGTGCTGGAAAGCGGCGTGCTGCCGCCCATCGACTTCGCCTTCATCCTGGAGCCGACCGACCAGGGGGTGCAGCCCGGCTGCATGGGCCTCATCCACGCCACCGTCACCGTTCGCGGCACCCGCGCCCACAGCGCCCGCCCCTGGCAGGGCGACAACGCGCTGTACCGCGCCATTCCCGTGCTGGAGCGGCTGCGGGCGTTCGAGCGGCGCGCGGTGACGTTCGGCGATCTCTGCTTCTACGAGGTAATCGTGGCCACCGCCGCCCTCACCCGCAACTCGCGCAACGTGGTGCCTGACGCGGTGGAGCTGAACGTCAACTTCCGCTTCGCCCCCGGCAACACGGCCGAAAATGCCGAGGCCGAGCTGCGCGCCCTGGTCGGCGACCTGGGGGACGTGGAGGTGACCGACAGCGCTCCCGCGGGGGACGTGCACGCCGACCATCCCCTGCTGGCGGACTGGTGCCGGGCGGAAAAGCTGAAGGTGATGCCCAAGCAGGCGTGGACCGACGTGGCGCGCTTCACCGCCAGCGGCATTCCCGCCGTCAACTTCGGCCCGGGCGAGACGGCGCAGGCCCACCAGGCCGGCGAGTGGGCGTCCATCGACTCGCTGGAGCACTGCTACGGGGCCCTCCGCCGCTGGTTCGGCCCATGA
- a CDS encoding pyridoxal phosphate-dependent aminotransferase: MNPILSGIAPSLIRELNARKKPGDIDLGMGEPTLKPDIRYFEAATERVRQAGCPYSPNAGYTDLRAAVAAYHGFPDRGGAENVVITVGSEEALYLAIKAVLDPARDEALIVEPCYLAYPKLCALEGIRHRTVALNGDDGFRPSAARVLAAMGPATRMIILNSPNNPTGRIWPPSELRALADGLAARPGPPVWVLSDEVYRELYFTPEPPASIGQMWPYALVAGSLSKSNALTGLRLGWLVGDPKAIAAATKVHQLVNTAASTFSQMVAREVFASAANLGAHRAHYAERLELVAGLMKRNGIGWVRPEGAFYCMVRLPMALEHDSLAAAEALLEAHHVVATPGRAFGDSGEGWLRLSWVAEPDDLRAAIERIAAFFAAADRA; the protein is encoded by the coding sequence ATGAACCCCATCCTGTCCGGCATCGCCCCCTCGCTGATCCGCGAACTGAACGCCCGCAAGAAGCCGGGCGACATCGACCTGGGGATGGGCGAGCCCACGCTGAAGCCGGACATCCGCTACTTCGAGGCGGCGACCGAGCGCGTGCGCCAGGCCGGCTGCCCGTACTCGCCGAATGCCGGCTACACCGACCTGCGCGCCGCCGTGGCCGCGTACCACGGCTTTCCGGACCGCGGCGGGGCGGAGAACGTGGTGATCACCGTCGGATCGGAAGAGGCGCTGTACCTGGCCATCAAGGCCGTGCTGGACCCGGCGCGCGACGAGGCGCTGATCGTGGAGCCGTGCTACCTGGCGTATCCCAAGCTGTGCGCGCTGGAAGGCATCCGGCACCGCACCGTGGCGCTGAACGGGGACGACGGCTTTCGCCCCAGCGCCGCGCGCGTGCTGGCGGCGATGGGGCCCGCGACGCGGATGATCATCCTTAACTCGCCCAACAACCCCACGGGGCGCATCTGGCCCCCGAGCGAGCTGCGCGCCCTCGCCGACGGGCTGGCGGCGCGCCCGGGCCCGCCCGTCTGGGTCCTTTCGGACGAGGTGTACCGCGAGCTGTACTTCACCCCGGAACCGCCCGCGTCCATCGGACAGATGTGGCCGTACGCCCTCGTCGCCGGCTCGCTTTCCAAGAGCAACGCGCTCACCGGCCTGCGCCTGGGATGGCTGGTGGGCGACCCGAAGGCCATCGCCGCCGCGACCAAGGTGCACCAGCTGGTGAACACGGCCGCGAGCACCTTTTCGCAGATGGTGGCGCGCGAGGTGTTCGCCAGCGCCGCCAACCTGGGCGCCCACCGCGCGCACTACGCCGAACGGCTGGAGCTGGTGGCGGGGCTGATGAAGCGAAACGGCATCGGCTGGGTGCGGCCGGAGGGCGCCTTCTACTGCATGGTGCGCCTGCCGATGGCGCTGGAGCACGATTCGCTCGCCGCGGCCGAGGCGCTGCTGGAGGCGCACCACGTGGTCGCCACGCCGGGGCGCGCCTTCGGCGACAGCGGCGAAGGCTGGCTGCGGCTCTCGTGGGTGGCGGAGCCGGACGACCTTCGCGCCGCCATCGAGCGCATCGCCGCTTTCTTCGCCGCGGCGGACCGCGCCTGA
- a CDS encoding S8 family peptidase, translated as MKLIRPVLLAGFALASVPAAVHAQAAPADSAARNWHLLDPAADRVPGISAERAHRELLARRQVRDTIIVAIIDSGVEVDHPDLDGVLWTNRREVPGNGRDDDRNGYVDDVHGWNFIGGRDGRNVKEDTYEVTRLYAQLRPRFQDADSASIPAADRADYALWRRVKADFEGRRAEEEQTLGAIKQAEETLRQAETILKREMGTTALTTSAVTLFSPKDQMGQQARQIYLHFAGLGYSLERVVEARESTEAGVRFSLNPEFDPRNVVGDDPRNPTERGYGNNQYEGPDAGHGTHVAGIVAAERGNGQGIDGIAPAVRIMSLRAVPQGDERDKDVANAIRYAVDNGARVVNMSFGKSFSPQKELVDAAVRYAEEKGVLLVHAAGNDGADLSEEPNFPTPLLQGGRRAANWIEVGAASWQGGDHLAASFSNYDEQLVDVFAPGVAILSTVPDGEIQRNDGTSMAAPVVAGVAATILSYYPELTAAQVRQIIMESATRFAGLSVVRPGSEDERVPFAQLSGTGGVVNLHAALQMAERMARR; from the coding sequence ATGAAGCTCATTCGCCCCGTTCTCCTTGCCGGGTTCGCGCTGGCGTCCGTTCCGGCGGCCGTGCACGCCCAGGCCGCGCCGGCCGACAGCGCCGCGCGCAACTGGCACCTGCTGGACCCCGCCGCCGACCGCGTTCCGGGGATCAGCGCCGAGCGCGCCCACCGCGAGCTGCTGGCCCGCCGCCAGGTGCGCGACACGATCATCGTGGCCATCATCGACAGCGGGGTAGAGGTGGACCACCCCGACCTGGACGGCGTGCTGTGGACCAACCGCCGCGAGGTGCCGGGCAACGGCCGCGACGACGACCGCAACGGCTACGTCGACGACGTCCACGGGTGGAACTTCATCGGCGGGCGCGACGGGCGGAACGTCAAGGAAGACACGTACGAGGTCACGCGCCTGTACGCGCAGCTCCGCCCGCGCTTCCAGGACGCCGACTCGGCCTCCATCCCCGCGGCCGACCGCGCGGACTACGCCCTGTGGCGCCGCGTGAAGGCCGACTTCGAGGGGCGCCGCGCCGAAGAGGAGCAGACGCTCGGGGCCATCAAGCAGGCCGAAGAAACGCTGCGCCAGGCGGAAACCATCCTCAAGCGGGAGATGGGCACCACCGCCCTCACTACAAGCGCGGTGACGCTGTTCAGCCCCAAGGACCAGATGGGGCAGCAGGCGCGGCAGATCTACCTGCACTTCGCCGGGCTGGGCTACTCGCTGGAGCGCGTGGTCGAGGCGCGGGAAAGCACCGAGGCGGGCGTGCGGTTCTCGCTGAACCCCGAGTTCGACCCGCGCAACGTCGTGGGCGACGACCCGCGGAACCCGACGGAGCGCGGCTACGGCAACAACCAGTACGAGGGACCGGACGCCGGGCACGGCACGCACGTCGCCGGCATCGTGGCGGCCGAGCGCGGCAACGGGCAGGGGATCGACGGCATCGCCCCGGCGGTGCGCATCATGTCGCTTCGCGCGGTGCCGCAGGGCGACGAGCGCGACAAGGACGTGGCCAACGCCATCCGCTACGCCGTCGACAACGGCGCCCGCGTGGTGAACATGAGCTTCGGCAAGTCGTTCTCGCCGCAGAAGGAGCTGGTGGACGCCGCCGTCCGCTACGCCGAGGAGAAGGGCGTGCTGCTGGTGCACGCCGCCGGCAACGACGGCGCCGACCTGAGCGAAGAGCCCAACTTTCCCACGCCGCTGCTTCAGGGCGGGCGGCGCGCCGCCAACTGGATCGAGGTGGGCGCCGCGTCGTGGCAGGGCGGCGACCACCTTGCAGCGTCGTTCAGCAACTACGACGAGCAGCTGGTGGACGTGTTCGCCCCGGGCGTGGCCATCCTGTCCACCGTGCCGGACGGCGAAATCCAGCGCAACGACGGCACCAGCATGGCGGCGCCGGTGGTGGCGGGCGTGGCGGCGACGATCCTGTCGTACTACCCGGAGCTGACCGCCGCGCAGGTGCGCCAGATCATCATGGAGTCGGCCACGCGCTTTGCGGGGCTGAGCGTGGTGCGTCCCGGCAGCGAGGACGAGCGCGTGCCCTTCGCCCAGCTTTCCGGCACCGGCGGGGTGGTGAACCTGCACGCCGCGCTGCAGATGGCCGAGCGCATGGCGCGCCGCTAA
- a CDS encoding NAD-dependent epimerase/dehydratase family protein has translation MSRTALVTGATGFVGGHLVRRLARSGWTVRALVRGGSDTRVLDEVGAQRVQGSLGDEGALREGASGADTVFHLAAVTAARGEAAYVRANVDGTRNVVRGINAASPPPRRLVYLSSYAACGPALHGRPRRADETPGPVSTYGRTKLQGEAVVGGELAGGTSAAILRAPPVYGPGDKALLPYFRLVKRRLAPAPAGPELRTHMVFVEDLAAALANAADAPPGTYAVAEPVEHPWGDIVRAIAAQMGTRPVRLKLPPAGVRAAGTVVGWFGGIGVFNREKAEEMLAPAWLCDLTGLDALIPPGTATPLAEGIRRTAQWYLEQGWV, from the coding sequence ATGAGCCGAACCGCACTTGTCACCGGCGCCACGGGCTTCGTCGGCGGCCACCTGGTCCGCCGGCTCGCCCGGTCGGGGTGGACGGTGCGCGCCCTGGTGCGCGGCGGCAGCGACACCCGCGTGCTCGACGAGGTGGGCGCCCAGCGGGTGCAGGGCAGCCTGGGCGACGAGGGGGCGCTGCGCGAGGGCGCCAGCGGCGCCGACACCGTCTTTCACCTTGCCGCCGTTACCGCGGCCCGGGGCGAAGCCGCGTACGTCCGCGCCAACGTGGACGGCACCCGAAACGTGGTGCGCGGGATCAACGCGGCGTCGCCGCCCCCGCGGCGGCTGGTGTACCTGAGCTCGTACGCCGCCTGCGGCCCCGCGCTCCACGGCCGCCCGCGCCGCGCGGACGAAACGCCGGGGCCGGTTTCCACGTACGGACGCACCAAGCTGCAGGGCGAGGCGGTGGTCGGCGGCGAGCTGGCGGGCGGCACGAGCGCCGCCATCCTGCGCGCCCCGCCCGTGTACGGCCCCGGCGACAAAGCCCTCCTCCCCTACTTCCGGCTGGTGAAGCGACGGCTGGCGCCCGCCCCGGCGGGCCCCGAGCTGCGCACCCACATGGTCTTCGTGGAGGACCTGGCCGCCGCGCTCGCGAACGCGGCCGACGCGCCCCCCGGCACGTACGCCGTCGCCGAGCCCGTGGAGCATCCGTGGGGCGACATCGTACGCGCCATCGCGGCACAGATGGGCACCCGGCCCGTGCGGCTGAAGCTTCCCCCCGCGGGGGTGAGGGCGGCGGGCACGGTCGTCGGCTGGTTCGGCGGCATTGGCGTATTCAATCGCGAGAAGGCCGAAGAGATGCTTGCGCCGGCCTGGCTTTGCGATCTCACGGGGCTGGACGCGCTGATCCCGCCCGGAACGGCCACTCCGCTCGCGGAGGGCATCCGGCGCACGGCTCAGTGGTACCTGGAACAGGGATGGGTTTGA
- a CDS encoding aminotransferase class I/II-fold pyridoxal phosphate-dependent enzyme, with product MDLFDKCRRFTAAREMMDRGLYPYFQPIEESHDTEVVIRGETKIMVGSNNYLGLTHHPYVLEKARDALARYGSGNTGSRFLNGTLDIHEELETRLAALMGAEAALVFSTGYQTNLGIINGLVTRGSLVVQDRLNHASLLDGAQMAAGELARYQHGDMGALRRVLGRHRDANGVLIATDGVFSMEGNIVDLPTLVEIKDEYGARLLVDDAHSVGVLGENGGGTAEHFGLQDRVDLTMITFSKSFASIGGAAAGPEDVIHYLKHHARPLIFSASMPGSAVATVLACLDVMQREPERRTQLWKNAHYLRGGLQSLGFDTVGSETPIIPVASGNMESTFIFWRALFDAGVFTNPVLPPAVPEKSCRLRTSVMATHTVDQLDQVLDAFSRVGRQLGLVGGQA from the coding sequence GTGGACCTCTTCGACAAGTGCCGCCGGTTCACGGCGGCGCGGGAGATGATGGACCGCGGGCTGTACCCGTACTTCCAGCCGATCGAGGAATCCCACGACACCGAGGTGGTGATCCGGGGCGAAACCAAGATCATGGTGGGCTCCAACAACTACCTGGGCCTCACCCATCACCCGTACGTGCTGGAAAAGGCCCGCGACGCGCTGGCCCGCTACGGCTCCGGCAACACCGGCAGCCGGTTCCTGAACGGCACGCTGGACATCCACGAGGAGCTGGAAACCCGCCTGGCCGCCCTGATGGGCGCCGAGGCGGCGCTGGTGTTCAGCACCGGCTACCAGACCAACCTGGGCATCATCAACGGCCTGGTCACCCGCGGCTCGCTGGTGGTGCAGGACCGGCTGAACCACGCCTCGCTGCTGGACGGCGCGCAGATGGCCGCCGGCGAGCTGGCGCGCTACCAGCACGGCGACATGGGCGCCCTGCGCCGCGTGCTGGGGCGGCACCGCGACGCCAACGGCGTGCTGATCGCCACCGACGGCGTGTTCAGCATGGAGGGCAACATCGTCGACCTGCCCACCCTGGTGGAGATCAAGGACGAGTACGGCGCCCGCCTGCTGGTGGACGACGCCCACTCGGTCGGGGTGCTGGGCGAAAACGGCGGCGGCACGGCCGAGCACTTCGGCCTGCAGGACCGGGTGGACCTCACCATGATCACCTTCTCCAAGTCGTTCGCCTCCATCGGCGGCGCGGCGGCGGGGCCCGAAGACGTGATCCACTACCTGAAGCACCACGCCCGCCCGCTGATCTTCAGCGCCAGCATGCCCGGCTCGGCGGTGGCGACGGTGCTGGCCTGCCTGGACGTGATGCAGCGCGAGCCCGAGCGCCGCACGCAGTTGTGGAAGAACGCCCACTATCTGCGCGGCGGCCTGCAGTCGCTGGGCTTCGACACCGTGGGCTCCGAGACGCCCATCATCCCGGTGGCGTCGGGGAACATGGAAAGCACCTTCATCTTCTGGCGCGCGCTCTTCGACGCCGGGGTGTTCACCAACCCGGTGCTGCCCCCCGCCGTCCCCGAGAAATCGTGCCGCCTGCGTACCTCGGTGATGGCCACGCACACGGTCGATCAGCTGGACCAGGTGCTCGACGCCTTCAGCCGCGTGGGCAGGCAGCTGGGGCTCGTGGGAGGCCAGGCGTGA
- a CDS encoding LodA/GoxA family CTQ-dependent oxidase, with product MTDDGSAGPIVRAAIHPAIGVGRVGSSDEWYIGPQVVHPRPVPPGDT from the coding sequence ATGACCGACGACGGCAGCGCGGGCCCTATCGTCCGCGCGGCCATCCACCCCGCCATTGGCGTAGGCCGGGTGGGCAGCAGCGACGAATGGTACATCGGCCCGCAGGTGGTGCATCCCAGGCCCGTGCCGCCCGGCGACACCTAG
- a CDS encoding RagB/SusD family nutrient uptake outer membrane protein, protein MTMRNSVSRRAGRVLLLAALAAAGACDLDLTNPNSPPEELVLTTPDGIIALAVGMQGQFAGTTAGTGMVLNMVRAPGLVTDEISTTTVSLVADRSLVTGVGIDASFGVVSQPYTNAFRVVRSAEELLANAGNVGLPRGTEAGVLALARTYKAMALGAAILQYEQIPVTATMEENPLHPRAVVLDTVLSLLEQARAGLGSVAASELGDFNGRVAIGYNLGDVINAMLARYYLIDGQHQQAIDAAARVPLNRLNVFSYPDPLRNPVWAYSQFGLNYVRGTQEFVAEADTSDDRPGFWLRLDQATVNGSPAVPLRNLRQYADRNAPFPIYLPDEMRLIQAEAYARTGRTALAAPLVNGVRTQCTPSATNGNLSEPVACMPALSAEALDTEAEVLAEIAYQRRYELFLQGLRWEDVRRFGTAVSRETPALSFLPLPQNECVLNPAAPC, encoded by the coding sequence ATGACGATGCGGAATTCCGTTTCACGCCGCGCCGGGCGCGTGCTGCTGCTGGCCGCGCTGGCCGCCGCGGGGGCGTGCGACCTGGACCTGACGAACCCCAACTCGCCCCCCGAGGAGCTGGTGCTCACCACCCCCGACGGCATCATCGCGCTGGCGGTGGGCATGCAGGGGCAGTTCGCGGGGACCACCGCGGGCACCGGGATGGTGCTGAACATGGTGCGCGCCCCGGGGCTGGTGACCGACGAGATCTCCACCACCACCGTATCGCTGGTCGCCGACCGCTCGCTGGTGACCGGCGTGGGCATCGACGCCAGCTTCGGCGTGGTGAGCCAGCCGTACACCAACGCCTTCCGCGTGGTGAGGTCGGCCGAGGAGCTGCTGGCCAACGCGGGCAACGTGGGGCTGCCCCGCGGCACCGAGGCGGGCGTGCTGGCGCTGGCGCGTACGTACAAGGCCATGGCGCTCGGCGCGGCCATCCTGCAGTACGAGCAGATCCCCGTGACGGCCACCATGGAAGAGAACCCGCTGCACCCGCGGGCGGTGGTGCTCGACACGGTGCTCTCGCTGCTGGAGCAGGCGAGAGCCGGGCTGGGGTCGGTGGCGGCCAGCGAGCTGGGCGACTTCAACGGTCGCGTGGCCATCGGCTACAACCTGGGCGACGTGATCAACGCCATGCTGGCCCGGTACTACCTGATCGACGGCCAGCACCAGCAGGCCATCGACGCGGCCGCGCGCGTGCCGCTGAACCGGCTGAACGTGTTCTCGTACCCCGACCCGCTGCGCAACCCCGTATGGGCCTACTCGCAGTTCGGGCTGAACTACGTGCGCGGCACGCAGGAGTTCGTGGCCGAGGCCGACACCTCCGACGACCGCCCGGGCTTCTGGCTGCGGCTGGACCAGGCCACGGTGAACGGGTCGCCCGCCGTGCCGCTGCGCAACCTGCGCCAGTACGCGGACCGCAACGCGCCGTTCCCCATCTACCTCCCCGACGAGATGCGGCTGATCCAGGCCGAGGCGTACGCGCGCACGGGCCGGACGGCCCTGGCCGCGCCGCTGGTGAACGGGGTGCGTACCCAGTGCACCCCCAGCGCCACCAACGGCAACTTGTCCGAGCCGGTGGCGTGCATGCCCGCGCTGTCGGCCGAGGCGCTGGACACCGAGGCCGAGGTGCTGGCCGAGATTGCATACCAGCGCCGCTACGAGCTCTTCCTGCAGGGGCTGCGGTGGGAAGACGTCCGGCGCTTCGGCACGGCGGTGTCGCGCGAAACGCCGGCGCTCTCGTTCCTGCCGCTCCCGCAGAACGAGTGTGTGCTGAACCCGGCGGCGCCCTGCTGA